Proteins from a genomic interval of Medicago truncatula cultivar Jemalong A17 chromosome 3, MtrunA17r5.0-ANR, whole genome shotgun sequence:
- the LOC11435491 gene encoding kinesin-like protein KIN-7I, whose translation MSEEQGGNNVPYSNGKEERIYVAIRVRPLNEKEKTRQDVSEWECVSHSTIKFKNNGHAEQRSSPDTYTFDRVFGEKCPTKQVYEQGIKEVALSVIRGINSSIFAYGQTSSGKTYTMTGITELAVKDIYEYIEKHKEREFIVKFSALEIYNEAVRDLLNSNATTLRLLDDPEKGTVVEKLTEETLTERSQLQQLISKCAAERTTEETAMNETSSRSHQILRLTLESNPSDFVGTARSGALFASVNFVDLAGSERASQALSAGTRLREGSHINRSLLTLGTVIRKLSKEKNGHIPYRDSKLTRILHNSLGGNARTAIICTISPARSQIEQSKNTLFFASCAKQVTTNARVNVVMSDKLLVKQLQNELARMENELKSLSTIILKEREHQIEQKDKEIKELTRQRDLFQNLLQSVGKDQVLRVDQDWASEWSGVSNDLSPVTNVIPENLDRTTSGSSISNENLFKQPEYSEDNFLLDGCPPTFVGPDPCQGWEEMASRSEFEDSFKELPCVEIKEVEKEDKPDINMPISTFEEREGSTHAFEESEGNSPMIQFVEVDGKSPMGSGHSDQDAPQQKIEDIKRTNNHHVNHTEKFNDSFESETCCMATISLPQVECKSSIWNGHSDQDAPQEKIEDIKRTNIHLANHTEKSNDSFESETCCMAPMSPPQVERKSSTENGHSGEDAPKQKIEDIKRTNNHIVNLKEKSIDSFESKPCCMDAMSLPQVECKSSIWNGHSDQYAPQKKIEDVKITNHHLVYVSEKSNDSYESESFCMTAPSHPLVECKSSKGDEHNDQDDPQLKIEDIKRTNDLANITHEYNDSFEPEPCCIAVMSPPQAEPKSSTWNECDVQNAPRQKTEDIERTNDRLVNLKEKSKDSFQFEPCFMDAMSPRHVEPNSSIMNGHSDQNAPRQKIEDIEMTNDHLVNIAYKSNDSFKYEPYCMVAMSPSRSEPKSYRRNRDSDQNAPHKKIEDIERTNGHLVNLPEKSNDPSEHESCSMVVVSPRQVDCKSSTGNGHSDQYVPQQKIEDIKRTNDHLVNLSEKSIDSFESEPCCMAAISLPFVDGKSFVGNGHSDQDAPQQKTEDIKRTKDHLVNISTKSNDSFESEPRCMTAMSLPQVDGKSSIGNGHSDQDAPQRKVEDIKRSSDHLVNLSEKSNDSFESKSRCMAAISPPRVDKVDQENSSHSQFLKLEQNMSPSSSNKLDQEPTSPHQFDQEDLKTISPPQLDDMEQVSFKASAGAEKEYFLECFPEKLSEPKLRAKRRKTSKKSSIIHEMNASVEDAESVMDSDTEETSSVLSFVVRMDESLKPKPVVKDIDNLMVPMRTPPINKNVNRVRGLSLPGVWGTLIPSKFEMQQRDIVELWDACNVPLVHRSYFFLLIKGELSDSVYLDVELRRLSFLKDTFSSGNQTTGVEGHDVTPNSSLLSLTRERKMLSKQVHKKFSRKGREELYLKWGIDLKTKHRSIQLAWLIWTDTRDLNHIRESAALVAKLVGFINTGETSKKTFGFGFLSRRKSIKSLSWKDTMSTL comes from the exons ATGAGCGAGGAGCAAGGAGGAAACAATGTTCCTTATTCAAATGGCAAAGAAGAGAGAATCTATGTTGCAATTAGAGTAAGGCctttgaatgaaaaagaaaaaacgagGCAGGATGTTTCAGAATGGGAATGTGTTTCTCATAGCACGATCAAATTCAAGAACAATGGTCATGCAGAACAGCGATCATCGCCGGATACATATACATTTG ATAGGGTATTTGGAGAAAAATGTCCCACTAAGCAGGTTTATGAGCAAGGGATTAAGGAAGTTGCCCTTTCAGTAATTAGGGGTATCAACT CTAGCATTTTCGCGTATGGGCAAACAAGCAGTGGAAAGACATATACCATGACTGGAATTACTGAACTTGCAGTGAAGGATATCTATGAATACATAGAAAAG CATAAAGAAAGAGAGTTTATTGTGAAGTTCTCTGCCTTGGAAATATATAATGAAGCTGTTAGAGACCTTCTTAATTCAAATGCTACCACACTAAGACTCCTAGATGATCCAGAG AAAGGGACTGTTGTTGAGAAACTTACTGAGGAGACTCTGACAGAGAGGAGTCAATTGCAGCAACTTATTTCAAAATGTGCAG CTGAAAGGACAACAGAAGAAACTGCCATGAATGAAACAAGCTCCAGATCTCATCAAATTCTTCGATTG ACACTTGAAAGCAATCCTAGTGATTTTGTAGGCACTGCAAGATCTGGCGCACTTTTTGCCAGTGTG AATTTTGTTGATCTGGCAGGAAGTGAGCGTGCTTCTCAAGCATTATCAGCAGGCACAAGGTTGAGAGAAGGTAGTCACATAAATCGCAGTTTACTAACCCTCGGAACCGTAATCCGAAAACTAAG CAAGGAAAAAAATGGGCACATACCTTACAGAGATTCTAAGCTTACTCGCATTCTGCATAACTCTTTAGGAGGCAATGCCAGAACAGCCATCATTTGTACAATTAGTCCTGCACGCAGCCAGATTGAGCAATCAAAAAATACTCTATTTTTTGCTAGTTGCGCAAAGCAGGTGACTACTAATGCTCGGGTCAACGTCGTCATGTCAGACAAGCTTTTGGTAAAGCAGCTACAAAATGAATTGGCTAGAATGGAGAATGAGTTAAAGAGCTTAAGTACCATCATACTTAAGGAAAGGGAACATCAAATTGAACAG AAGGATAAGGAGATCAAAGAATTAACTAGACAACGtgatctctttcaaaatttgctCCAATCAGTTGGGAAAGATCAAGTTTTAAGAGTAGATCAAGATTGGGCCTCAGAATGGTCAGGTGTTTCTAATGATCTTAGTCCGGTTACAAATGTCATTCCTGAGAATCTTGACAGAACAACATCTGGTTCGTCTATTTCTAATGAGAACCTTTTCAAGCAACCTGAGTATTCTGAAGACAACTTTCTCTTGGACGGTTGTCCTCCGACATTTGTTGGGCCCGATCCTTGTCAAGGTTGGGAGGAGATGGCTAGCAGATCTGAATTTGAAGATAGCTTCAAGGAATTACCGTGCGTTGAAATAAAAGAAGTGGAAAAAGAGGACAAACCAGATATTAATATGCCTATTTCTACTTTTGAAGAAAGGGAAGGATCCACTCATGCTTTTGAAGAAAGTGAAGGAAATTCACCCATGATTCAATTTGTGGAAGTAGATGGTAAATCACCCATGGGGAGTGGACATAGTGATCAAGATGCTCCTCAGCAAAAAATTGAGGACATTAAAAGGACCAACAACCATCATGTAAACCACACAGAGAAATTTAATGACTCATTTGAATCTGAAACTTGTTGTATGGCTACCATATCTCTTCCTCAGGTAGAATGTAAATCATCTATATGGAATGGGCATAGTGATCAAGATGCTCCTCAGGAAAAAATTGAGGACATTAAAAGAACCAACATCCATCTTGCAAACCATACAGAGAAATCCAATGACTCATTTGAATCGGAAACGTGTTGTATGGCTCCCATGTCTCCTCCTCAGGTAGAACGTAAATCATCTACAGAGAATGGGCATAGTGGTGAAGATGCTCCTAAGCAAAAAATTGAGGACATTAAAAGGACCAACAATCATATTGTGAACCTCAAAGAGAAATCTATTGATTCATTTGAATCTAAACCATGTTGCATGGATGCAATGTCTCTCCCTCAGGTAGAATGTAAATCATCTATATGGAATGGGCATAGTGATCAATATGCTCCTCAGAAAAAAATTGAGGACGTTAAAATTACCAACCACCATCTTGTGTACGTATCAGAGAAATCTAATGACTCATATGAATCAGAATCCTTTTGCATGACAGCCCCGTCTCATCCTCTGGTAGAATGTAAATCATCTAAAGGGGATGAGCATAATGATCAAGATGATCCTCAACTAAAAATTGAGGACATTAAAAGGACCAATGACCTTGCGAACATCACACATGAATATAATGATTCGTTTGAGCCTGAACCCTGTTGCATAGCTGTCATGTCTCCTCCTCAGGCAGAACCTAAATCATCTACATGGAACGAGTGTGATGTTCAAAATGCTCCTCGGCAAAAAACCGAGGACATTGAAAGAACCAATGACCGTCTTGTGAACCTCAAAGAGAAATCTAAAGACTCGTTTCAATTTGAACCATGTTTCATGGATGCCATGTCTCCTCGACATGTCGAACCTAACTCATCTATAATGAACGGGCATAGTGATCAAAATGCTCCTCGTCAAAAAATTGAAGACATTGAAATGACCAACGACCATCTTGTGAACATCGCATATAAATCTAATGACTCATTTAAATATGAACCCTATTGCATGGTTGCCATGTCTCCTTCTCGGTCAGAACCTAAATCATATAGAAGAAACAGAGATAGTGATCAAAATGCTCCTCACAAGAAAATTGAGGACATCGAAAGGACCAACGGCCATCTTGTGAACCTCCCAGAGAAATCTAATGACCCATCAGAACATGAATCATGTTCCATGGTTGTCGTGTCTCCTCGTCAGGTAGATTGTAAATCATCTACAGGGAATGGACATAGTGATCAATATGTTCCTCAACAAAAAATTGAGGACATTAAAAGGACGAACGACCATCTTGTGAACCTATCAGAGAAATCTATTGACTCATTTGAATCGGAACCCTGTTGCATGGCTGCCATATCTCTTCCTTTTGTAGATGGCAAGTCATTTGTAGGGAATGGGCATAGTGATCAAGATGCTCCTCAACAAAAAACTGAGGATATTAAAAGGACCAAAGACCATCTTGTTAACATCTCAACTAAATCTAACGATTCATTTGAATCTGAACCCCGTTGCATGACTGCCATGTCTCTTCCTCAGGTAGATGGTAAATCTTCTATAGGGAATGGACATAGTGATCAAGATGCTCCTCAGCGAAAAGTTGAGGACATTAAAAGGTCCAGTGACCATCTTGTGAACCTCTCAGAGAAATCTAATGACTCATTTGAATCCAAATCGCGTTGTATGGCTGCCATTTCTCCTCCTCGGGTAGATAAGGTGGATCAGGAAAATTCATCGCATTCTCAGTTCCTTAAGTTGGAGCAGAATATGTCACCTTCTTCGTCCAATAAGCTAGACCAGGAACCCACATCACCTCATCAGTTTGATCAGGAAGACCTTAAAACTATATCACCTCCTCAACTTGATGACATGGAACAAGTATCATTCAAAGCATCAGCTGGTGCTGAAAAGGAATACTTTTTGGAATGCTTTCCTGAGAAGTTATCTGAACCGAAGTTACGTgctaaaagaagaaaaacttcaaaaaaatcttCTATAATTCACGAGATGAATGCTTCAGTAGAAGATGCAGAATCTGTTATGGATTCTGATACGGAGGAAACTTCCAGCGTCCTTAGTTTTGTAGTAAGAATGGATGAAAGTCTAAAACCAAAACCAGTGGTCAAAGACATTGATAATCTTATG GTACCTATGAGAACACCTCCAATCAACAAAAATGTGAACAGAGTAAGAGGTCTCAGTTTACCCGGAGTTTGGGGGACTTTAATACCCTCTAAATTTGAGATGCAGCAAAGAGATATAGTCGAACTTTGGGATGCATGCAATGTGCCACTCGTACATAGGTCCTATTTTTTCCTTCTCATCAAAGGTGAACTTTCAGATTCTGTGTACTTGGATGTAGAGCTCAGACGTTTGTCCTTTTTAAAGGACACTTTTTCTAGTGGAAATCAAACTACAGGAGTAGAAGGTCATGATGTCACACCCAATTCGAG CCTGCTGTCTCTAACCCGTGAGAGGAAAATGCTCAGTAAGCAAGTGCATAAGAAGTTTTCGAGGAAGGGAAGAGAGGAACTATACCTGAAGTGGGGTATTGATTTGAAGACAAAACACAGAAGTATACAATTGGCATGGCTCATATGGACGGATACAAGAGATTTGAACCACATAAGAGAAAGTGCTGCGCTTGTTGCAAAGTTGGTTGGTTTTATTAACACGGGTGAGACCTCAAAGAAAACTTTTGGATTTGGCTTCTTAAGCCGACGTAAGAGCATAAAATCCCTTAGTTGGAAGGACACAATGTCTACCCTTTAA